One genomic region from Amphiprion ocellaris isolate individual 3 ecotype Okinawa chromosome 20, ASM2253959v1, whole genome shotgun sequence encodes:
- the atg9a gene encoding autophagy-related protein 9A: protein MAHFDTEYQRLEASYSDSPPGEENLLMHVPEGAKSQWHHIENLDLFFQRVYNLHQKNGFTCMLLGEIFELVQLLFVVGFTVFLANCVNYDVLFANKFVHHNNSSNVTLPDASSKITLPDAFLGMECCSANIRHNAFVIFLLIISGVFWLHRLVKFIYNVCCYWEIRSFYINALKMTMSELPYATWQEVQARIVEIQKEHQICIHKKELTELDIYHRILRFKNYMVAMVNKSLLPVRFRLPALGECVFYTRGLKYNFELIFFWGPGSLFENEWSLKPEYKRGGNRLELADRLASRILWIGIANLLLCPVILVWQILYAFFSYTEVIKREPGSLGARCWSLYGRCYLRHFNELDHELMSRLSKGYKAASKYMNCFLSPLLTVVAKNVAFFAGSLLAVLIALTIYDEDVLAVEHVLSSITLLGVCVTVCRSFIPDKHMVFCPEQLLRVILAHIHYMPDHWQGNAHRYETRDQFSQLFQYKAVFILEELLSPVVTPIILIFCLRRKSLEIIDFFRNFTVEVVGVGDTCSFAQMDIRQHGHPAWMSEGKTEASIYQQAEDGKTELSLMHFAITNPQWQPPQETTHFISQLKERVHREATGAPCDTHPLSLSESEPRSLVANLLAGPSTLASVHFGRDASLTNHAAVGMSDGASALRSLSPISSSLHLRGSLSAARVVGHTIKTMAGSGTDARTVSSGSSAWEGQLTSLILSEYASTEMSIHALYMHELHKQQSRGELSRHTWHRQESDESSDSVPDEVRSEPNTHSRNFPRSHTFPTTVPSPSAIPSSASATSSTTMGQEGAASQSSNQRRYSGPPTDTFGAAGRVVRSARVPMGGWAEEGQTAQRHHEPLPEESSEDEMPPRIHKVT, encoded by the exons ATGGCGCACTTTGACACAGAGTACCAGCGCCTGGAGGCGTCCTACAGCGACTCTCCACCTGGAGAGGAGAACCTGCTGATGCATGTGCCTGAAGGAGCCAAAT CTCAATGGCACCACATAGAAAACCTGGACCTGTTTTTCCAGAGA GTTTATAATCTGCACCAGAAGAATGGATTCACCTGTATGCTGCTGGGAGAAATCTTTGAGCTGGT TCAGTTGCTGTTTGTGGTTGGCTTCACAGTGTTTCTAGCTAACTGTGTGAATTATGACGTCCTCTTTGCCAACAAGTTTGTACATCACAACAATTCATCTAACGTCACCTTGCCTGATGCGTCATCTAAAATCACCTTGCCTGATGCGTTCCTTGGAATGGAATGCTGCAGTGCCAA TATCCGACACAATGCGTTTGTGATCTTTTTGCTGATAATCTCTGGGGTGTTTTGGCTACATCGCCTGGTCAAATTCATCTACAATGTTTGCTGTTACTGGGAGATCCGATCCTTTTACATCAACGCCCTTAAGATGACCATG TCAGAGCTCCCCTATGCAACATGGCAGGAGGTTCAGGCCCGGATCGTTGAGATCCAGAAGGAACACCAGATCTGCATCCACAAAAAAGAACTGACGGAGCTTGACATTTATCATCGCATCCTCCGTTTTAAAAACTACATG GTTGCCATGGTGAACAAATCACTCCTTCCTGTGCGATTTCGTCTTCCTGCTCTTGGCGAGTGTGTGTTTTACACCCGGGGTCTCAAATACAACTTTGAGCTCATCTTCTTTTGGGGACCAG GCTCTCTGTTTGAGAATGAGTGGAGTCTGAAACCAGAGTACAAGAGAGGAGGTAACAGGCTTGAGCTTGCTGACAGGCTAGCATCTCGTATTTTGTGGATTGGCATTGCCAATCTGCTGCTGTGTCCTGTCATTCTTGTGTGGCAAATTCTCTACGCCTTCTTCAGTTACACAGAG GTGATCAAGCGAGAGCCCGGTTCTCTGGGAGCAAGATGTTGGTCTCTCTATGGTCGATGTTACCTTCGTCATTTCAATGAACTGGATCACGAGCTGATGTCACGCCTCAGCAAAGGATACAAG gCTGCATCCAAGTATATGAACTGTTTCCTTTCACCACTGCTGACAGTGGTTGCCAAAAATGTAGCGTTCTTCGCTGGGTCTCTTTTAGCCGTCCTCATCGCCCTGACCATCTATGATGAGGACGTTCTTGCAGTGGAGCATGTTCTCTCATCAATCACACTGCTCGGAGTGTGTGTCACAGTCTGCAG GTCATTTATTCCTGATAAGCATATGGTGTTCTGTCCTGAGCAGCTGTTGCGGGTCATCCTCGCTCATATCCACTACATGCCTGACCACTGGCAGGGCAATGCACACAGATACGAGACCCGAGACCAGTTCTCCCAGCTCTTCCAGTACAAAGCA GTGTTTATTTTAGAGGAGCTCCTAAGTCCAGTGGTGACTCccatcatcctcatcttctgtcTGAGAAGAAAGTCTCTGGAGATCATTGATTTCTTCAGGAACTTCACTGTGGAGGTGGTCGGGGTGGGAGACACCTGCTCCTTTGCACAGATGGACATCAGGCAGCATGGACACCCTGCG TGGATGTCAGAGGGGAAAACTGAGGCATCCATCTACCAGCAGGCAGAGGATGGGAAAACGGAATTATCTCTGATGCACTTCGCCATCACCAACCCCCAGTGGCAGCCTCCTCAAGAGACCACACACTTCATCAGCCAATTGAAAGAAAGAGTTCACAGAGAAGCCACAGGGGCTCCATGCGACACTCATCCACTGTCCTTGTCAGAGTCTGAA CCGAGGAGTCTTGTCGCAAACCTTTTGGCAGGCCCCTCTACATTAGCCTCTGTTCATTTTGGCCGGGACGCCTCTTTGACCAATCATGCAGCAGTTGGTATGAGCGATGGGGCATCTGCATTGCGTTCACTTTCGCCAATCAGCAGTAGTCTTCACCTGAGAGGCAGTTTGAGTGCAGCTCGGGTTGTTGGCCACACTATCAAAACAATGGCAGGCTCAGG GACTGATGCCCGAACTGTGAGTTCAGGCAGCAGTGCGTGGGAGGGTCAGCTTACCAGTCTGATCCTGTCAGAGTATGCCTCCACTGAGATGAGCATTCATGCACTTTACATGCATGAG CTCCACAAACAGCAGTCTCGCGGCGAGCTGTCCCGTCACACGTGGCACAGACAGGAGAGTGACGAAAGCAGCGACAGCGTCCCCGACGAAGTGAGGAGTGAACCCAACACTCACTCCAGAAATTTCCCTCGCTCACACACTTTCCCCACCACAGTTCCCAGTCCCAGTGCCATTCCCAGTTCAGCTTCAGCCACCAGCAGTACCACCATGGGCCAGGAGGGAGCGGCATCACAGAGCAGCAATCAGCGGCGCTATAGTGGCCCTCCCACCG ACACTTTCGGTGCAGCAGGAAGGGTTGTGAGGTCGGCCCGTGTGCCCATGGGAGGATGGGCAGAGGAGGGTCAAACAGCACAACGACACCATGAGCCACTACCAGAGGAGAGCTCAGAGGATGAGATGCCTCCTCGCATACATAAG GTTACATAA